The DNA region AAAAGGTAAAAAGGGACAACTGGCAATAGCGTACAATGGCTATGTAGGTGCTGAAAAGGTGGCCAATCAGCTTGATATGATGAATGCTGATGAACTAAGGAGCTTTCTGAAAACCAATAACCAGGCCCTTTCTTCGGCTAATGATAAAGGTGCAAACACCGACTGGCAACAGGCTATAGAACGGAAAACGGCAATTTTCCACAATCATAATCTTTCGTTCAGCGGCGGAACAGACCATAGCAGTTACTATGCCAGTGTCAATTATGTTAAAAAAGACGGTATTATCTTGAATACAGGTTTGGAACGTGTTATCGGTCGTCTTGCATTAACACAAAGCGCTTTTGATGATAAGTTGAAATTCAGCCTGTCGGTAACAAATTCCAACAGCAAGGCGCAGGATGTACCTTACCGTAACGTGATCCTGCTCCAGTCTGCGCTTTTCCTGCCTGTATCTCCAATCAAGAATGCTGACGGCAGCTACTTTGAAAATCCTACCACTCAAAATTATTACAATCCGGTTGCTATGCTGAACAACAGTGTAAGCGATACCAAATACAATAATCTCGTGGCAGCTTTTAACACCCAGCTGAAACTTCCTTTCGGGTTAACTTATAATCTAAATTTATCTTATCTAAATACAACTACTTTACACGGCGAATTCTATACTTCTTATTTTACTTCACATTATAACGGGTTGTACGATAATCCGGAACCGGGCCTGGGATATCATACCCAGCAGACTTTCGGCGCAAACGGCCAGGCAACGCGCAGCTCACTGCAAACGGTGAATAAAATTTTGGAAACCTTCTTTAACTGGGATAAAAAGATAGGAGAGCATACTATCAATGCGGTATTAGGCTATTCATGGCAGAATAATACGATAGGGGATGGCTTCCAGGTAACAACATCAAATTTCCCGGTTGACAACGTCAGTTATAATAACCTGGCTTTAAGTAATCCTTATGCGGTCTCCGGTTTTCAGGTAAACTTCGGCGCAGACGGTGTATTCCAGGAAACGAGACTGATATCAGATTTTGCGAGGTTGAATTACAATTACAAGGAAAAATACCTGTTACAGGCATCTGTAAGACGCGATGGAAGTTCCGTATTTGGCAAGGATCACCAATGGGGATATTTTCCGTCAGTCGGTGCGGCATGGCGCGTTAGCCAGGAAAGTTTCCTGAAGGATAATAATACAATAAATGACCTGAAGCTGCGGGCCAGTTATGGTATCACCGGTAACTCATCGGGTTTTAATGCTTATACCGCACAAGCCATATCAGGCGCCCTTGGTACTTTCTATAGTAATGGTAACTATATCAATGCCCTTGGAGCCACACAGGCCGCAAATGCAAACCTGCAATGGGAAAAGACTTCTACCGCCAACCTTGGTCTGGATTTTGAGTTGTTTAAAGGAAAGGTAACCGGCGCTTTGGATGTTTATAATAAAAAGACAACTGGCATGATCTTCTCCTATGCGGTTGACCCGATCCTGGTGCCAACCGGAACAATTGTAGCCAACGGCGGCAGCATGACCAACAAAGGTATCGAGTTGATCATCAATACAACTCCGGTAAAAACCGTTAATTTCAGGTGGTCTACTACTCTGAACCTGTCACACAATAAAAATGTGATCAACAGCTTGTCCAATCCGCTGTTTTCAGGAGGCGATTCTGTATTATACTCTTTCCCGGAAGGTGCGGGGCAATCTAGCCACTCGCTACAGATCTTAAAATCAGGGAAACCGCTGGGGCAATTCTTTTCGCTTCAGTATGCGGGTAAAAACTCGGCCGGCGTTTCACAATTTGTCGGAGCCGACGGGAAACTGACAACAGCTCCGACCATTGGTACAGACTATCATTACCTTGGAAACGCCCAACCAAAATTGCTGGTAGGTTGGTCAAATGATTTTCGTTACAAAAATTTTGACCTGAATATATTTTTCAGGGGTGTTTTTGGCAATAAGATATTTGATGCCACCCGTGCCGACCTTTTCAGGCCTAATACAGCGCAGTATACCAATATTCTTAAAGACGCTGCCGGTGAGTCCGCAGCAGATTATAATGCGTATTTATATTCGTCACGTTTTGTCGAGAGCGGCAGCTACCTGCGTTTAGATAATGCTACCCTGGCTTATAACTTTAAACTAAGCAGTAAGTATATCAAGGTTTTCAGGATATATACGTCCGCTAACAATGTTTTCATAATTACCAAATATAAAGGGGTAGATCCGGAGATTAACCAGGGCGGGATTTCGCCAGGGGTAGACTATAATAACTTTTATCCGAAAACCAGGACGATTCTAATCGGAGCTAACGTAACTTTTTAAGTAACCAGTTAAAAGAATTTATCATGAACAAAATATTGCGAAGCATTAGTTTTAATGCTGTACTCATGTTGTGTTTTGCATCCTGCCAGAAAGTATCTGTGCCGGTCAAAACAGAGTTAACTTCAGACGTCTTTCCTCAAAATACGGCTCAATATGCACAGGCGGCGGGACCCGTGTATGTGGCCTTACGGGGAAACATTTCAGTAGAACATTTTTTCCTGCAGTCAGCCAGCACCGATGAGGTTATTTTTCCTGCCTATGGTGGAAACTGGTATAACGGCGGGGAATACCAGCAACTGCACTATCATACCTGGACTAAAGATCATCCCGGAGCCAGTGGTGAGTGGTATTGGACATCCGCAATCATTGGCCTGGCTAATCAGGCAATGTCTATCCTTCAGGCCGCTGAGCCGGAAGGTGCTGCCAAACAGCAGGATCTTTCGGAATTAAGAATGGTGCGTGCACTTGCTTATTTTTATCAAATGGACAGTTTTGGCAATGTTCCGATAGTTACCGTTTACGGGGATTATACAGCCCATCCCAACAAAACCAGAACCGAAGTTTTTAATTTTATTGAATCAGAAATCAAAGCCGCATTGCCAGGTCTCAGCGCTACTACGGGGCAGACAACCTATGGAAAACCTACAAAATACATGGCTTATGCCCTGCTTGCAAAAATGTACCTCAATGCTGAATATTACACGGGTACGAAGCGATATGACGATTGTATTGCTGCTTGTGACAACGTGATCAATTCCGGAGCCTTTCACCTGGAGCCGCGCAGCACTTATCTGAAAATGTTTTATCCTGATAACGGACCACAAACAGCAGAATTTATCTTTGCTATTCCATTTGACCCTTCGGCTGCAAATTCGCTTCCTTTCAGAAGCCAGAATCTGCATCAGCGTTATGATATGCCAAGGCGATTGGTAAACAAATACAAGGTTAACTTTTCGCCGGATGCCGCGATTAGTACGCTGCCGTCCTATTACGCTAACTTTAACGATGTCAACGATATCCGGAACAAGCAATGGCTAACAGGTAAGCAATATCAATTTGATGGTATAACTCCAGTAACTTATACAACAACAAACCAAAGCTATGATCAGTTTTATAAAGGCAGCGACCCTAATGGCTCCATCACTTACCAGGTTGAGTTGACCCCGAATATCGTTTTAAGACAGGATGTTGGTACGTTCGATGTAGGTAATGATGAGATCGGCTGGAATATGGGCTATCATAACATCAAATTTTACCCGGATTCTACCTCGTTGAACAGAAATATGAAGAACGATATACCTATTTTCAGGTACTCTGATATTCTGTTAATGAAAGCTGAGGCCATCTTGAGAGGAGGTTCAGTTACCCTGGGTCAATCCGCACTTACTTTAGTGAATATGCTACGTGCAGAACGTACAACTTCTGCTGCGTGGAGTACAGTTACGCTGGAAAATATTTATGCGGAACGATGCAGGGAGTTTGCCTGGGAATCATGGCACCGGAACGATATGATCAGGTTCGGTAAATTTGAAACCTCATGGGGTTTTAAAACAGATGCCAACCCCAATCATCGTATCTTCCCGATACCCACTTCTGCTATGCAGCTGAACAAAGCCCTGGTACAAAACCCCGGTTATTGATTGTTTAACTAATTGAACTGGTGGCGGACTTTTGTCCGTCACCTTTTTTCCAAATACACTGCAAATGAACTTGGAAGTCATTTTTGCCATAATTTTATCTTCTTGTTTAGCAATTTTCAACGGGCATAGGAGCGCGGTAAAAAATTCAAAAATCATCGGTCGATGTTCATAAAAACTCAGTGATCTTATAAAATATTCAAAGTAAATGACAGGTAAATCAAAGGTTTTCATTTGCATGCTGCTGTGCGGTGTTTTCGGTGGAATAATCAGCACTCAGGCGCAGTTGCATGTACCATCTTCTTATGCTTTAATTAAACGGGTTGTGCCAGGTTATGCGCAAAATTTTGTTGTTCAGCCACTTCCTGAAAGCGAGGCCCGTGACGTTTTTGAAGTAGAAGGGAATAAGGGTAAAATTATATTAAGGGGCAATAATGGTGTTGCGGTGGCATCAGCTTTATATTATTACCTCACCGAATATGCGCATTGCCAGATCACATGGAACGGAACCAATCTTAATTTGCCATCACGCTTGCCTGTACCAGCCAAAAAGATCCATAAAACTACCCCTTACCAATATCGGTATTACCTTAACTATTGCACCTATAGCTATAGCATGAGCTGGTGGGACTGGAAACGATGGGAAAAAGAAATAGACTGGATGGCGCTACACGGCATTAATATGCCGCTGGCCATAACTGGGCAGGAGTACGTGTGGGATAAAGTTTATAAAGGCATGGGCTTTAGCAATAAAGATATGCAGGACTTTTTTACCGGTCCTGCATATTTTGGCTGGTTTTATATGGGTAATATAGACAAATGGGACGGTCCGCTGCCTGCAAGCTGGATAACCGGTCACCGGGATTTGCAGATCAAAATATTGCAGCGCGAGCGCGAACTGGGTATCAAACCTGTGCTGCCCGCATTTACAGGGCATGTGCCGGCATCGTTTAAAAAACATTTCCCTAATGCTAAACTGAAGCAAACCAACTGGAACAACGGCTTCGCTGATACTTATATCCTGGATTCGGCAGATCCTTTATTTGCCGAGATTGGCGAAAAATTTATACAGGAACAAACCAAAGTTTACGGTACTGACCATTTATATTCTGCCGATACTTTTAACGAGAACGAACCGCCTTCTAACGATCCTAAATTTCTTTCGGAACTAAGCGCGCGGGTTTATGATGGCATGAAAGGGGCCGATCCGAAAGCTGTTTGGGTAATGCAAGGCTGGTTGTTTTTCAGTGATCGTAAATTTTGGCAAAACGAGCAGATCAAAGCATTGCTGAATGCCGTGCCTGATGATCATATGATTGTGCTTGACCTTAATACTGATTATGAACCGATATGGAAGCGGACCGAAGCGTTTTATGGCAAACCCTGGATCTGGAACATGCTGCATAACTACGGCGGTAACAATAGTTTGTTTGGCAGGATAGAGGCGGTAGCCACGCAGCCGGCACAGGCCCTTAATGATCCAAAGTCGGGGAAAATGGTTGGTATCGGCTTAACCATGGAGGCTATTGAACAAACCCCTGTGCTTTATGAATTAATGACGCAACATACCTGGCAAAACAAATCCATTGATCTTGATCAATGGCTGCCGGAGTATTTATTTAACCGCTATGGTGTAAAGAGCAAGGTTGCACTTGATGCCTGGCAAACACTCAGGACTACCGTTTTTAATGGCAAGGATATCCGTGACGGTGCCGAATCGATCATCACCGGCCGGCCAACGCTTGATTCGGCAGCGATATGGACACGTACCCGCTTAAACTATAATCGGAAGGACTTGCTGCCTGCCTGGGATAAAATGATAGCCGCCATCCCTGCATGTAAACAAAGCAGCGGTTTTAATTATGACCTGGTTGATGTAACCCGGCAAGTGCTGGCTAACTATGGCCGACCGCTCCAGTTAAAATGGATCAAGGCATACCACGATAAAGATGACAAGGCTTTTGGCAGGTATACTGCTGAATATATTGGCCTGATAGCCGATATGGATAAGCTGCTGGCTACCCGCAAAGATTTTATGCTTGGCCCCTGGATAGCCGATGCCCGCAGCTGGGGAACTAATCCAAGCGAAAAAGCCCTTTATGAAAAAAATGCCCGCAACCTGATAACACTTTGGGGCGACGCCGATAGTCCGCTGCACGAATACTCCTGCCGGCAATGGAGCGGTTTGCTCAATGATTTTTACAAGGTACGCTGGCAAAAATTCTTTGAGTTACTAAAAGGATCAATAGAAACTGGAAAAGAACCCGACTTTAAGCTATTTGATAAATCAATAAGCAACTGGGAATGGCAATGGATTAATTCATCCAAAACTTATCCTGTTGTTCCTGCCGGCAACAGCACAGTTGTTGCGCAACAGTTATATGAAAAATACAGAACAATAATGGGTAACGATCTTAAATAATGGATACATCAACAGCTAAACCTGGAAATACTGTTACTAAGCCGGCAAGGTTATTATCGTTAGATGCCCTTCGTGGTTTTGATATGTTTTGGATCATGAGCGGGGAAGGGGTAGTGCATGCACTTGCTAAGGCCACCGGCTGGCCGCTCATGGTGTGGATGTCTGGACAATTACATCATACCGAGTGGAACGGGATCACCTTTTATGATATGATCTTTCCTTTGTTTTTGTTTATTGCAGGTGTTTCCATGCCTTATTCAATGGGCGGCAAAGCCGGTAAACATGGGGTTGCTTACCCACACCTGTTACCATCTACTGCAAAGCGGGAGATTTACGGCTCCATGATCAGGCGTACCATTATCCTGCTTTTTTTAGGGATGGTTGTTAACGGTTTGTTTAAGTTTAATGGTTTGGAGAATACCCGGTTTGCAAGCGTACTGGGACGTATCGGCCTTGCTTGGTTCTTTGCGGGTGTCATCTATCTTAATTTTAATATCCGGGGACAGGTTTTATGGTTCGGTATTCTGTTGCTGGGCTATTGGGCTGCTATGGAACTGATTCCGGTGCCCGGTTATGGGGCTGGGGTTTTAACCATGAACGGTAGCCTGGAATCCTATATCGACCGTTTATTGCTCCCGGGCAGGCTACATGATAAAGTGCATGATCCCGAGGGTATATTGTCCACTATTCCGGCTATTGGTACCGCTATACTGGGCATTTTTACAGGCCAGTTCCTGAAGTTTGAATCTGTAAAATGGCCAATGTGGAAAAAGGGTGTTGGGCTATTAGCAGTAGGTATTTTACTTATTGGCTTAGGTTTGCTGTGGAATATTGCTTTCCCTATTAATAAACGTTTATGGACGAGCTCGTTTGTATTGTTTGTAGGCGGATGGAGCCTGGTTTTCCTTTCGGTATTTTACCTGGTGATAGATGTTGCCGGGTACAAAAAATGGGCGTTCCCTTTTGTGCTGATCGGGGTAAACTCCATAGTGATCTATCTGGCAGCTGAAGGGATGGTTGATTTTCAGCACACAGCCAATTTTTTCTTCGGGGGAATTATCGGTCATCTTGCTCAAAGCTGGCAACCGATTTGGGCGGCTATTTCCGTTGTTTTTGTGCAGCTTGCCTTGTTGTACTTTTTATACAGGAATAAGATCTTCCTGAAGATATAAAAGGGGAGCATTTGTATATCCGGAACTAACATGAATTGTCAATATAAATCTGATTTGAAAAATGAAATATAAGTATCTGCTGCTTTGTATATTGCTATTATCTGCTGCCGTTATTCGGGGACAAGGTGTTTCCCCGAGACAGGTATCAGCTTTTGATAAGAACTGGTTATTTAATTTAGGTGATGTAACTGATGGACAGCGTGCAGACTTTGATGACGCTGAATGGCGCAGGCTAGATCTGCCACATGACTGGAGTATAGAAGGAAAGTTCAGTAAAGATAATCCTTCGAAACCAGAGGGGGGCGCTTTGCCTGGCGGGATAGGCTGGTACCGTAAAACTTTCAAAATACCAGCCTCAGGCAAAGGTAAACTAATGTATATCGATTTTGATGGCGTTTATCAAAAAAGCGATGTGTGGTTAAATGGTCATCATCTGGGTTTCAGACCCAATGGTTATATCTCCTTCAGGTATGAACTTACACCTTATTTGAAATATGGCAATCAAAAAAACGTAATCGCAGTGCGGGTTGATAATTCGGCGCAGCCTAATTCCCGTTGGTATTCAGGCTCGGGAATATACCGGCATGTCAGATTGCTTACCGTTGGTAAAATAGCGGTCGATCAGTGGGGAACTTTTGTTACCTGCGGCGAAGTCATTGGATCTAAAGCTTATATAAAAATTCAGACCTCTGTTCGTAACCGAATGCGGAAACCTCACGAGATTGAACTGATAACGTCGATATATGATCAGAACGGTAAACGGGTAAGCAGCAATGCGCTCCGCCATCTTGTGCTTAATGATACACTGAAAACGTTCAAACAACAATTGACTGTAGTTAATCCGAACTTATGGTCAGTGGATAAACCCACTCTTTATAAAGTTATTACCAAAATAGTTTCGGATAAGATCGTTGTCGACAATTATTCTACCACTACAGGTATCCGTAATTTCAGTTTTGATGCAGACAAAGGATTCACACTGAATGGAAAATCTTTGAAAATATTGGGCGTTTGCAACCATCATGATTTGGGGTGTTTAGGTGCGGCTATGAATGTACATGCACTCAGACGTCAATTGGAAATGTTGAAGGCAATGGGATGTAATGCAATCCGTACATCTCATAATCCGCCGGCTCCCGAATTACTCGAGCTAGCTGACTCAATGGGCTTTATAGTTATGGACGAGACGTTTGACTGCTGGGAGAAAGCCAAGGAAAAATACGATTATCATTTATTTTTTAAAAAATGGCACAAACGGGATCTGCAAGACCAGGTTTTAAGAGACCGAAACCATCCCTCGGTAATGATCTGGAGCATCGGGAATGAAATTCCGGAACAGAGCGATTCCAGTGGTTTCCGTATTGCGAAAGACCTGGCAGAGATCGTACATAAACTCGATAATACCCGACCGATTACTGCTGCTAATAATCATCCTGATACAAAAAATCAGATTATCAGCTCAGGGGCTACAGATCTAATCGGGTATAATTATCATCATAATGACTTGGTTGGCTTTCATGAGCGCTATCCCAATAAAAAATTTGTAGGCACAGAAACAACATCAGCCCTGGAGACCCGGGGGATTTTTGATATGCCGAGTGATAGTATACGCCGTTGGTCTGATGAAGATAAGCAGCCGATGAATACTGATTTGACGGTCTCAAGTTATGATAATGTTTCTACTCCCTGGGGATCAACGCATGAAGAAACCTGGAAAATCATCAAGAAGCACGACTTTCTTTCGGGCATGTTCATCTGGACAGGCTTTGATTATCTGGGTGAACCCACGCCATATACCTGGCCTGCACGAAGCTCATATTTTGGGATTATTGACCTGGCCGGATTTCCTAAAGACGTGTACTACATGTATCAAAGTGAATGGACAAATAAACCGGTTTTACACTTGCTGCCTCACTGGAACTGGGAG from Mucilaginibacter sp. SJ includes:
- a CDS encoding acyltransferase family protein, with amino-acid sequence MDTSTAKPGNTVTKPARLLSLDALRGFDMFWIMSGEGVVHALAKATGWPLMVWMSGQLHHTEWNGITFYDMIFPLFLFIAGVSMPYSMGGKAGKHGVAYPHLLPSTAKREIYGSMIRRTIILLFLGMVVNGLFKFNGLENTRFASVLGRIGLAWFFAGVIYLNFNIRGQVLWFGILLLGYWAAMELIPVPGYGAGVLTMNGSLESYIDRLLLPGRLHDKVHDPEGILSTIPAIGTAILGIFTGQFLKFESVKWPMWKKGVGLLAVGILLIGLGLLWNIAFPINKRLWTSSFVLFVGGWSLVFLSVFYLVIDVAGYKKWAFPFVLIGVNSIVIYLAAEGMVDFQHTANFFFGGIIGHLAQSWQPIWAAISVVFVQLALLYFLYRNKIFLKI
- a CDS encoding alpha-N-acetylglucosaminidase, coding for MTGKSKVFICMLLCGVFGGIISTQAQLHVPSSYALIKRVVPGYAQNFVVQPLPESEARDVFEVEGNKGKIILRGNNGVAVASALYYYLTEYAHCQITWNGTNLNLPSRLPVPAKKIHKTTPYQYRYYLNYCTYSYSMSWWDWKRWEKEIDWMALHGINMPLAITGQEYVWDKVYKGMGFSNKDMQDFFTGPAYFGWFYMGNIDKWDGPLPASWITGHRDLQIKILQRERELGIKPVLPAFTGHVPASFKKHFPNAKLKQTNWNNGFADTYILDSADPLFAEIGEKFIQEQTKVYGTDHLYSADTFNENEPPSNDPKFLSELSARVYDGMKGADPKAVWVMQGWLFFSDRKFWQNEQIKALLNAVPDDHMIVLDLNTDYEPIWKRTEAFYGKPWIWNMLHNYGGNNSLFGRIEAVATQPAQALNDPKSGKMVGIGLTMEAIEQTPVLYELMTQHTWQNKSIDLDQWLPEYLFNRYGVKSKVALDAWQTLRTTVFNGKDIRDGAESIITGRPTLDSAAIWTRTRLNYNRKDLLPAWDKMIAAIPACKQSSGFNYDLVDVTRQVLANYGRPLQLKWIKAYHDKDDKAFGRYTAEYIGLIADMDKLLATRKDFMLGPWIADARSWGTNPSEKALYEKNARNLITLWGDADSPLHEYSCRQWSGLLNDFYKVRWQKFFELLKGSIETGKEPDFKLFDKSISNWEWQWINSSKTYPVVPAGNSTVVAQQLYEKYRTIMGNDLK
- a CDS encoding RagB/SusD family nutrient uptake outer membrane protein; this encodes MNKILRSISFNAVLMLCFASCQKVSVPVKTELTSDVFPQNTAQYAQAAGPVYVALRGNISVEHFFLQSASTDEVIFPAYGGNWYNGGEYQQLHYHTWTKDHPGASGEWYWTSAIIGLANQAMSILQAAEPEGAAKQQDLSELRMVRALAYFYQMDSFGNVPIVTVYGDYTAHPNKTRTEVFNFIESEIKAALPGLSATTGQTTYGKPTKYMAYALLAKMYLNAEYYTGTKRYDDCIAACDNVINSGAFHLEPRSTYLKMFYPDNGPQTAEFIFAIPFDPSAANSLPFRSQNLHQRYDMPRRLVNKYKVNFSPDAAISTLPSYYANFNDVNDIRNKQWLTGKQYQFDGITPVTYTTTNQSYDQFYKGSDPNGSITYQVELTPNIVLRQDVGTFDVGNDEIGWNMGYHNIKFYPDSTSLNRNMKNDIPIFRYSDILLMKAEAILRGGSVTLGQSALTLVNMLRAERTTSAAWSTVTLENIYAERCREFAWESWHRNDMIRFGKFETSWGFKTDANPNHRIFPIPTSAMQLNKALVQNPGY
- a CDS encoding TonB-dependent receptor, whose amino-acid sequence is MKLLLHSKIPVPVRRGECNNEQRGNYLKLVLRTMKITGLLIFLLAMQLSARTLAQKVSISKENSELKSVLKELHKRTGYLFIFNNTAMLKAKPVTIHVVNTELNQVLAQIFKDQPLTYELDDNMIIIKERAVQKPQEKDGEATTLFRKITGKVTDSKGSPIPGVTVQIKGSQQAVSTLADGSYSINANKGDVLQFRFLGFETREIMIEDQTSLNVTLVEAAKGLNEVVVIGYGNATRAALSSAVSTVNNKDLNKGAITDVGQLLQGKVPGLNITASGDPNKPAAVVLRGASTINSSQGPFYVVDGVPGVDIATIAPDDIATIDVLKDAAATAIYGNRAANGVIMVTTKKGKKGQLAIAYNGYVGAEKVANQLDMMNADELRSFLKTNNQALSSANDKGANTDWQQAIERKTAIFHNHNLSFSGGTDHSSYYASVNYVKKDGIILNTGLERVIGRLALTQSAFDDKLKFSLSVTNSNSKAQDVPYRNVILLQSALFLPVSPIKNADGSYFENPTTQNYYNPVAMLNNSVSDTKYNNLVAAFNTQLKLPFGLTYNLNLSYLNTTTLHGEFYTSYFTSHYNGLYDNPEPGLGYHTQQTFGANGQATRSSLQTVNKILETFFNWDKKIGEHTINAVLGYSWQNNTIGDGFQVTTSNFPVDNVSYNNLALSNPYAVSGFQVNFGADGVFQETRLISDFARLNYNYKEKYLLQASVRRDGSSVFGKDHQWGYFPSVGAAWRVSQESFLKDNNTINDLKLRASYGITGNSSGFNAYTAQAISGALGTFYSNGNYINALGATQAANANLQWEKTSTANLGLDFELFKGKVTGALDVYNKKTTGMIFSYAVDPILVPTGTIVANGGSMTNKGIELIINTTPVKTVNFRWSTTLNLSHNKNVINSLSNPLFSGGDSVLYSFPEGAGQSSHSLQILKSGKPLGQFFSLQYAGKNSAGVSQFVGADGKLTTAPTIGTDYHYLGNAQPKLLVGWSNDFRYKNFDLNIFFRGVFGNKIFDATRADLFRPNTAQYTNILKDAAGESAADYNAYLYSSRFVESGSYLRLDNATLAYNFKLSSKYIKVFRIYTSANNVFIITKYKGVDPEINQGGISPGVDYNNFYPKTRTILIGANVTF
- the galB gene encoding beta-galactosidase GalB, translated to MKYKYLLLCILLLSAAVIRGQGVSPRQVSAFDKNWLFNLGDVTDGQRADFDDAEWRRLDLPHDWSIEGKFSKDNPSKPEGGALPGGIGWYRKTFKIPASGKGKLMYIDFDGVYQKSDVWLNGHHLGFRPNGYISFRYELTPYLKYGNQKNVIAVRVDNSAQPNSRWYSGSGIYRHVRLLTVGKIAVDQWGTFVTCGEVIGSKAYIKIQTSVRNRMRKPHEIELITSIYDQNGKRVSSNALRHLVLNDTLKTFKQQLTVVNPNLWSVDKPTLYKVITKIVSDKIVVDNYSTTTGIRNFSFDADKGFTLNGKSLKILGVCNHHDLGCLGAAMNVHALRRQLEMLKAMGCNAIRTSHNPPAPELLELADSMGFIVMDETFDCWEKAKEKYDYHLFFKKWHKRDLQDQVLRDRNHPSVMIWSIGNEIPEQSDSSGFRIAKDLAEIVHKLDNTRPITAANNHPDTKNQIISSGATDLIGYNYHHNDLVGFHERYPNKKFVGTETTSALETRGIFDMPSDSIRRWSDEDKQPMNTDLTVSSYDNVSTPWGSTHEETWKIIKKHDFLSGMFIWTGFDYLGEPTPYTWPARSSYFGIIDLAGFPKDVYYMYQSEWTNKPVLHLLPHWNWEAGKTVDVWAYYNNADEVELYLNGKSLGIKRKSGDDLHVMWHVKYEPGTLRAVSRKTGVEVLSTEVKTVGPPAKLKLITDKKVLNHGDEDLAFITVKVVDKDGNLVPFAKNKISFTITGDAFIAGVDNGDPVSHEPFKADYRYAYNGLALVVIQARQNRGRVTISANADGLQKSEIKLEVK